The region TGGCCGGCGCGCATGCGGTGATCTGGACGACCACGCCGTGGACGATCCCGGTGAATCAGGCTTTGGCTTACGGGCCTGAGGTTGAGTACGCACTCATCAGCTGGCCTAACGTGAAATATCTTGTCGCTCGTGAATTGGCGGCGGAGTTTATCACTCGGATAACGAGTGTTCCGAGCGGACAGCCCATGGAGCCGTGGCCGGAGGCCGATCAGTGGGATGAGCATCTGAAGCTTTTCAAAGGCTCCGACCTCGCCGGCACCAAGGTCCGCCACCCGATGCACACCCTCGGCGGGTTCTACGAAAAACTCCGCCCGATGCTGCCGGGCGACTTCGTCACCACCGACTCCGGTACCGGCCTCGTCCACATGTCGCCCGACCATGGCGAGGACGATTTCTACCTGTGCCGCGAGAACGGGATCGACCCGGTCTTCGCGGTCGACGATGGCGGCGTGTACCGCGACGACTGGCCGTGGCTGGGCGGGGACGACGAGCGCCGCCGCGCGGTCATCAACCCCAAGTTCAACGCGCCCGACGGGCCGATCTGCTCGGACCTCTCCGAAGCAGGCGCGCTGCTGAGCGCGAGCGCGGACTACAAGCACTCCTACCCGCACTCGTGGCGCTCCAAGGCGAAGATCATCTATCGCTGCACGCCGCAGTGGTTCGTGCCGATGGACAAGCCCTTATCGCCCTCTCCCCTTGAGGGGAGAGGGTTGGGAGAGGGGGCCTCGAGGGATGCCCTCGGCCAGCCCCTCCCCCCAACCCCCTCCCCTGAAGTGGAGGGGGAGAATACGCTGCGCAGCCGCGCGATGGGCGAGATCGAACGCGTGCGCTTCGTGCCCGAGCGAGGGCGCAATCGCATCCGCTCGATGGTCGAAGGGCGGCCCGACTGGGTGCTTTCGCGCCAGCGCGCGTGGGGCGTGCCGATCACGCTGTTCGTCCGCAAGGACGGCACCTACCTGCAGGACGCTGCCGTGAACCAGCGCGTCGTCGATGCCATCCGCGAGGGCGGCGTCGATGCGTGGGACGAGGGGCGCACGGCCGAATTCCTCGGGACCGAGCACAACCCCGACGATTTCGAGATGGTGCACGACATCCTCGACGTGTGGTTCGATTCGGGCTGCACGCATGTCTTCGTGCTCGAAAGCGATCGCTGGCCCGCGCTCACCTGGCCCGCCAACCTCTACCTCGAAGGCAGCGACCAGCATCGCGGCTGGTTCCAGTCCTCGCTGCTGGAAAGCTGCGCCACGCGCGGCCGTGCGCCCTATGACCAGGTGCTGACCCATGGCTTCACCATGGACCAGAACGGGCGCAAGATGTCGAAGAGCCTCGGCAACACGGTCGATCCGCTCAAGATCGTCGACCAGTACGGCGCGGATATCCTGCGGCTGTGGGCGCTGAGCGTCGATTCGACGATGGACCACCGCATCGGCGACGAGATCCTGAAGGGCGTTGCCGACCAGTACCGCAAGCTGCGCAACACCTTCCGCTACATGCTCGGCGCGCTCGAGGGCTACGAGGCGTCGGAAGCGGTCGATTATGCCGAGATGCCCGAGCTTGAGCGCTATACGCTGCACCAGCTGGCGCAGCTCGATGTCAGGCTGCGGCAGGCGATCACGGAATACGACTTCAACGAATACACCCGCCTGCTGACCGAGTTCGCGAACGAGGACCTGTCGGCCTTCCTGTTCGATATCCGCAAGGACCGGCTCTATTGCGACGATCCGGCGTGGACCCAGCGGCGCGCGTATCGCACAGTGCTCGATACGCTGTTCCAGGCGCTGGTGCGCTACGCCGCGCCGGTGCTGGTCTTCACCGCCGAGGAAGTGTGGACCACCCGCTTCCCCGAGGCGAAGAGCATCCACCTGCAGCAGGTCCACCCGCTTCCGGGTGAGTGGCTCAACGAAAAGCTAGCTACGCGTTTCGCCGCGCTGCGCGAGCTTCGCGAGGATGTGACCGAAGCGATCGAGCCGCTGCGGCGCGAGAAAACGATCCGTTCCAGCAACGAAGCGGCAGTGTCCGTGCCCGCCAAGTCCGTGCCGGAAGGGTTCGACATGGACGACCTTGCCGAACTGTTCATCGCCGCGTCAGTCGCCACGCACGAAGGGGAAGGGGTGACCGTTACCCGATCCTCCTGTAACAAGTGTGGCCGTTGCTGGCGCCTTCTGCCGAGCGTTTCGGAAGATGGCGACCTGTGCGATCGCTGTGAGAAGGTGGTAGACTGATGGACGGTGCCTGGAACCGGCGGATGGCGGGCTTTGCGCTCGCGGGCCTGATCTTCGGCCTCGACCAGCTGGTGAAATGGCTCGTGCGCGTTCCGCTGGAGCTGGAGCAGCGCGCGGTGATCGAGCTGCTGCCCTTCTTCGACCTGCGCTGGACGCAGAATTTCGGCATTTCGCTCGGCCTGTTCGAAGCCGACAGCGTGGAAACGCGCTGGATTCTCGTTTTCGGGACCGCCGCCATCGCGGTCATCGTGCTTTTGTGGATGCTGCGCGAGCGTGCCGCAGGCGACATCTTCGGCCTCGGGCTGATCCTCGGCGGCGCATTCGGCAATATCCTCGACCGCGTGCTTTGGGGCTACGTGATCGACTATGCCGACCTGCACTTCGGCACCTTCCGCCCGTTTCTCATCTTCAACATCGCCGATGCCGCCATCACCATCGGCGTCCTCATCATCCTTGCCCGCTCGTTTTTCCTGCGCGACAAGAGCGCCGAAGAAAACGACATGCAGTTAGCTGCGAAAGAGAGCTGAAAATGCGCACGAAGAGCCTCCTCATCCTGACCACCTTCGCCATGGGGCTGAGCGCCTGCGGCAGCGGTGGCGGCATTCTCGCCCGCGAACGGCCCGACGAATTCGCGGTGCAGCGGCAGGCACCGCTAGTGGTTCCGCCCGACTTCAGCCTGGCACCGCCCGCGCCCGGCGCCCCGCGCCCGACCGAGGGGACTGCGGCCGAACAGGCGCTCGAAGCGATCTTCGGCGGGCCTGCGGCGCGCAGCGAAGTCGAAGCTGCGGCGCTCAGCCGCGCGGGAGAGGCCGCTCCCGGCATCCGATCGTCGGTGGGCGACACCCAGACGCAGACGGTCGCCAAGGGCCGCGTGACGCGCGACATCATCGCCGCGCCCGAAGGCGATGGCGGCTCTGCCCAGGCAGTCATCCCCGGCTGACCCGCCTGTCAGCCGTCGCAGCGGTGCGGCGATACCTCTCCCTAGTCTTTCCGAAGCGAATCGGTCTGGCATCTCCGCGCCTTGGCGACTAACGACTACAATTGTAGTTCGTCGATGCGAGATGGTCGTTTATCCCTGATTCCGTAGCGTCCGTCGACGAATCACGGCGCCCGTCGAAACGGGCGTGCGGCGCCGCAAACGATGCCGCACATCGGTGGCTGCGGCGCACGACCCTTTTCCCCCAATGTGCGCCGCAACCTTGGAGGAAAGACCATGAAAACGTCCCTAGTCCCCGCCCTCTCGATCTTCGCGGCCCTCGGCCTTGCCCTGCCAGCGGTCCCCGCTGCGGCGCAGAGCCAGTCGGTCCAAGTCGACTATGCCGACCTCAATCTCGCCACCCCAGAAGGACAGGCGCAGCTCGATCGGCGCATCGACAAGGCCGCGCGTGAGGTCTGCGGTACCGACCGCGCGGTAACCGGCACCCGCTTGAAGAACCCTGCCGCGATGAAATGCCTCAAGTCGGCCAAGGAGCAGATCGGCGAGCAGATCGCCGCGCGGATCGAAGAGCAAAAGCTCGGCGGATGACGCAGCCCACACGCTCCACTGAACCCCCGCCGGCGCAGCCGACGGGGGTTCCTTTTTAATCGGTTCGCCCGAATATCGCCGCCTCGTGCGGCGCGCTCGGCTCAGCGGCCGGCCATCGCCTTGACCTTGGGCAGATAGGTCCGCCCGATCCTCAGCGTCTCGCCGTCACCCAGCTCGACCGACCAGACCCCCAGCCCGTCGTGGCGCAGCCCAGCGATGTGATCCTTGCGCAGGATCGTGCTGCGATGGATGCGGATGAACTGCTCCGGATCGAGCTTCTTCTCCAGCCCGGCGATGGTCTGCAACAGCAGGTAGGTCTTGTCGCCGACGAACAACCGCACATAATCGCGCTCGGCATCGATCCGGCGCACATCGGCCACCGATACGCGCACCAGTTCGGATCGGTGCGGGACCCACAATTCGCGCAGCCATCGCGTCTCGCTGGTCTGCGGTGCCTCGCCCCGCTTGGCCAGGGCCCGCGCGATCGCGCGTTCGAGCCGCTCGCTCGCAACCGGCTTGAGCACGTAATCGACCGCGTCGAGATCGAACGCCTCGACCGCGAAGCTTTCATGCGCCGTGACGAAGATGATCGCGGGCGGCGACGCCATCTTGGCGAGCCTTTTCGCGACCTCGATCCCGTCCAGCCCGGGCATGGTCAGATCGAGCAGCACGAGATCGGGAGCGCCCGTCTCGACCACGTCGAGCGCGGCCTCTCCGTGATCGGCGGTGCCGACGACCTGCACGTCGGCGATCCGCCCGCACAGGGTTTCCAGGCGCTCGATCGCGAGCGGTTCGTCGTCGACGAGGACGACGCGCAAGGGGGCATTATTTTCCATCGTTCACATCCAGCGGCATGATGAGTTCGGTGCGATAGCCTCCACCTTCGGCCTGGCCGGAGAGGACCTCTGCCCGGTCGCCGAAGCGCGCGCGCAAGCGATCGCGGACATTGGTCAGGCCGATGCCGAAGCCGCCCCCGCCGCTATCGCCCAGGCCCGGGCCGTCGTCGGCGACCACGAGGTGCAGACGCTTGTCCCGCGCGAAGGCTTCGATCGTGACGTTGACGGGCGTGGTGGAGCGCGCGACGGCATAGCGGACCGAATTCTCGACCAGGGGTTGCAGGATCATTCCCGGCACGCGCGCCCGCTCAAGATGTTGGGGCAGGTCGATCGTGGCCAGCAGGCGCCTGGGAAAGCGCACCTCCTCGATCGCGAGATAATCGCGCTGCAGCGCGATCTCGTCTTCCAGTGCAACATCCTCGGTCGGTTCCTCGGCCAGGCTGTGGCGATAGAAGTTGGACACTGCCTGGATCATCGCCTCGGCCCGTGTGTCCTTGCCGGTGATGACGAGCGAAGACAGCGAATTGAGCGTGTTGAACAGGAAGTGCGGATTGATCTGGTAGCGCAGGGATCGCAGCTCTGCCGCCTTCGCCGCCAGGCGGAACCGCTCCTCGCGCGCCTGCGAAGCGCGGGCCTGCGCCCCGGCCAGCAACGCCAGATAGAGGGCCGCCCATGCCAGCAGCAGGAAATAGCGGCCGATCGCGATGTCGGTCAGCTGGCGCCAGCGCTCGATCCCGATCGGCGCGGGAGCGATCACGAAGGTCCGGGTGTCGAGATCATCGTCTTCCAATGTCTGGGCGTCCGGGGTTTCGGCCGGGGTAGGTACCGGCGGGATATCGACCAGCAGGTTGCCCGCCTCGTCGCGGCGGAAGATCACGCCCTGCTGTTCGCCGATCTTCTGGATCATCTGTTCCTGGACGTCGGCGAAAACCATCTGGTTGGTTTGCGCGATCATCAGCGCGGCGGGCAGGG is a window of Alteriqipengyuania lutimaris DNA encoding:
- a CDS encoding sensor histidine kinase — encoded protein: MLISIAGLWLTYFVLITVRGLIVGLELQEALLWRRLMVCLAGGGITFGMWLVLRLVDSCSLAVKTATALVVALPAALMIAQTNQMVFADVQEQMIQKIGEQQGVIFRRDEAGNLLVDIPPVPTPAETPDAQTLEDDDLDTRTFVIAPAPIGIERWRQLTDIAIGRYFLLLAWAALYLALLAGAQARASQAREERFRLAAKAAELRSLRYQINPHFLFNTLNSLSSLVITGKDTRAEAMIQAVSNFYRHSLAEEPTEDVALEDEIALQRDYLAIEEVRFPRRLLATIDLPQHLERARVPGMILQPLVENSVRYAVARSTTPVNVTIEAFARDKRLHLVVADDGPGLGDSGGGGFGIGLTNVRDRLRARFGDRAEVLSGQAEGGGYRTELIMPLDVNDGK
- the lspA gene encoding signal peptidase II translates to MDGAWNRRMAGFALAGLIFGLDQLVKWLVRVPLELEQRAVIELLPFFDLRWTQNFGISLGLFEADSVETRWILVFGTAAIAVIVLLWMLRERAAGDIFGLGLILGGAFGNILDRVLWGYVIDYADLHFGTFRPFLIFNIADAAITIGVLIILARSFFLRDKSAEENDMQLAAKES
- a CDS encoding DUF3035 domain-containing protein → MRTKSLLILTTFAMGLSACGSGGGILARERPDEFAVQRQAPLVVPPDFSLAPPAPGAPRPTEGTAAEQALEAIFGGPAARSEVEAAALSRAGEAAPGIRSSVGDTQTQTVAKGRVTRDIIAAPEGDGGSAQAVIPG
- a CDS encoding UrcA family protein, giving the protein MKTSLVPALSIFAALGLALPAVPAAAQSQSVQVDYADLNLATPEGQAQLDRRIDKAAREVCGTDRAVTGTRLKNPAAMKCLKSAKEQIGEQIAARIEEQKLGG
- a CDS encoding LytR/AlgR family response regulator transcription factor: MENNAPLRVVLVDDEPLAIERLETLCGRIADVQVVGTADHGEAALDVVETGAPDLVLLDLTMPGLDGIEVAKRLAKMASPPAIIFVTAHESFAVEAFDLDAVDYVLKPVASERLERAIARALAKRGEAPQTSETRWLRELWVPHRSELVRVSVADVRRIDAERDYVRLFVGDKTYLLLQTIAGLEKKLDPEQFIRIHRSTILRKDHIAGLRHDGLGVWSVELGDGETLRIGRTYLPKVKAMAGR
- the ileS gene encoding isoleucine--tRNA ligase, which produces MSDDTKKDWRDTVFLPKTDFPMKAGLPQKEPGILAGWQDSDLHAALRAERAGAEKFILHDGPPYANGDIHVGHALNHILKDMVVRTQSLLGKDAPYVPGWDCHGLPIEWKVEEQYRKKKLNKDEVPRAEFRAECRAYARKWVDTQREQLKRLGILGDWDNPYLTMDYDSEATIVAELMKFAEAGNLYRGSKPVMWSPVEKTALAEAEVEYEDITSTQIDVAFEIVESPIPELAGAHAVIWTTTPWTIPVNQALAYGPEVEYALISWPNVKYLVARELAAEFITRITSVPSGQPMEPWPEADQWDEHLKLFKGSDLAGTKVRHPMHTLGGFYEKLRPMLPGDFVTTDSGTGLVHMSPDHGEDDFYLCRENGIDPVFAVDDGGVYRDDWPWLGGDDERRRAVINPKFNAPDGPICSDLSEAGALLSASADYKHSYPHSWRSKAKIIYRCTPQWFVPMDKPLSPSPLEGRGLGEGASRDALGQPLPPTPSPEVEGENTLRSRAMGEIERVRFVPERGRNRIRSMVEGRPDWVLSRQRAWGVPITLFVRKDGTYLQDAAVNQRVVDAIREGGVDAWDEGRTAEFLGTEHNPDDFEMVHDILDVWFDSGCTHVFVLESDRWPALTWPANLYLEGSDQHRGWFQSSLLESCATRGRAPYDQVLTHGFTMDQNGRKMSKSLGNTVDPLKIVDQYGADILRLWALSVDSTMDHRIGDEILKGVADQYRKLRNTFRYMLGALEGYEASEAVDYAEMPELERYTLHQLAQLDVRLRQAITEYDFNEYTRLLTEFANEDLSAFLFDIRKDRLYCDDPAWTQRRAYRTVLDTLFQALVRYAAPVLVFTAEEVWTTRFPEAKSIHLQQVHPLPGEWLNEKLATRFAALRELREDVTEAIEPLRREKTIRSSNEAAVSVPAKSVPEGFDMDDLAELFIAASVATHEGEGVTVTRSSCNKCGRCWRLLPSVSEDGDLCDRCEKVVD